GCGGTGGGGGGCGGCTTTTGTCTTTAGAAGGGGGGAGTAGTTTGGGAGAAGAAAAATTGCCTTCTGTGACGGCGATTATGGCCATAAGTGTAGATGGGAAAATAAGTGAAGGGGCCTACACCCCGGCCAGGTTTAGTTCGGAAGCGGATTTGAGGCATTTAGAAAGGCAGATTGCTTTGTGTGACGCGGTGATGTTTGGGGCTAACACTCTTAGAGCCTATGAGACTAGTATAGTGATTAGGGAGCCTAAGTTATTAAAAGAGAGAGAAGAAAGACAACAATCCCCCCAACCATTGCATGTAGTTTGTTCTATTTCAGGTGAACTGCAGCCCCATTGGCGTTTTTTCTCTCAACCATTGCCCCGTGGTTTGATTACTACCCCCCAGGGATTGCAGAATTGGCAGAGGCGAGAAACAGGAGATAGGGGGGGTTTTTTCCAGGAGTTTTTTGTGGTGGAATACCCTTTTGATTGGGTGGAGTTGATGGCTAGGTTTTACAGTTTGGGTTACAAAAAAATAGGGGTTTTGGGTGGAGCCAATTTATTTTCTTCCCTTTTGAAATTGGGACTAATTGAAGACTTGTGGTTAACCATTTGCCCCCTGTTGATAGGCAAAACTTCTGCTTTGAGCATCGTCTCGGCGTCCCAGTTGACGGATTTCCCCCTTCCTATTAGTCTAAAGCTGGTGGAGGTGGAGGTGGTGGGAGAAGAGCTCTTTGTGCATTATAAGCTAAAACGGCGGAGATGAGGGGAAAATATGGGTTAAAATTGTCTTGATGTAGACAGA
This genomic window from Geminocystis sp. M7585_C2015_104 contains:
- a CDS encoding RibD family protein — encoded protein: MGEEKLPSVTAIMAISVDGKISEGAYTPARFSSEADLRHLERQIALCDAVMFGANTLRAYETSIVIREPKLLKEREERQQSPQPLHVVCSISGELQPHWRFFSQPLPRGLITTPQGLQNWQRRETGDRGGFFQEFFVVEYPFDWVELMARFYSLGYKKIGVLGGANLFSSLLKLGLIEDLWLTICPLLIGKTSALSIVSASQLTDFPLPISLKLVEVEVVGEELFVHYKLKRRR